The Daphnia magna isolate NIES linkage group LG3, ASM2063170v1.1, whole genome shotgun sequence genomic interval TCTCTGTAGCCCAACGTAACGTTAAATTTAAGGAGCAAAAGAGTAAATGATACTTACAGAAAATGTTAACCTCTGGTGTTAAGCCGAGAATTTCGTAAAACTTTAGTAATGTCGTGAAACCATTGTTTTTCAGTACTTCAATTTGTGTGTTATCGGGTGCCAAATCACGAGGATTGAGAACTTTTTCGATGAAGTATACGTAGCCGTTATTACACACTTGCAGCGAATCGAAAATCAACGCCCCATTGACGGTAACTATCTATAATACGATAACctaatttttataaaaatataGAATTGAGAATCGAAATTGTTAATACCTCTCCGGAAACGATTGAAGAGCCTTTTTTACGATACACGTTGAGACGTAATGGAATCTCACCTTGCAGCGTGGGCAAATAATATTCAAACAAAAGAGCAGAAATCCACGTAGGCGACATTTTAGGCGGAACAACGTGATATAGAATAATCTGGTTCAGCAAATCGGGACTACCtagaatcatttgaaaaactTTTGAGTCGATAGCTTCGAATGCTTCGTTGGTAGGCGCGAATATGGTGAATCCATCTAGagtaaaaattgaattttagaatatttaattttcttcttgattCACGTACTACAAGTTTGCCTCGAAACAAATTTACTTACCAAGCCCACCAAGAACTGAATCCAGTTCCGTTTTGGCCAACAAGCCGAGCAATGTCGTCAATCCCCTGTTTTCCAAAACTGTTAGGACGTTTTCACAATTATTTTCCTACGTAAAATCAAAGTTGGAAGACAACTGTAGAGGCATGAAATTATTTTGAGGCGACTTTTGACGTTCTTACGGATGAGGAGTTGTAATTGAGATAATTTGTAGAATTGAAAATTTGGGCCGAGGCTGCGGTCAAGAGGACAGAAATAATTAGCAACTTCATTTTCTCGGGCTGGTTTCCTCTTGTCCAACGGTTGGTTGAATCAGAACTAGTTGATCATTCTCTTGAAACATTAAGCTTTTATAACTCGACTTGTTTGATTGCGTAATATTTTGCAAGGACATTGCAGAGTGTGTCGAAAATAACCGTATGATAATGCCATGACACATTTACAATTGGGCACTTCAAATGCA includes:
- the LOC116918244 gene encoding transforming growth factor-beta-induced protein ig-h3; this translates as MKLLIISVLLTAASAQIFNSTNYLNYNSSSENNCENVLTVLENRGLTTLLGLLAKTELDSVLGGLDGFTIFAPTNEAFEAIDSKVFQMILGSPDLLNQIILYHVVPPKMSPTWISALLFEYYLPTLQGEIPLRLNVYRKKGSSIVSGEIVTVNGALIFDSLQVCNNGYVYFIEKVLNPRDLAPDNTQIEVLKNNGFTTLLKFYEILGLTPEVNIFFRYETLFAPTDEAFAALPPGTLESLFANPRALLRNHFISGTFYKYGLVSGPVPTYSGLNVEVEVIPGGAIFGNANVVLPDLTTVEGVIHGIDAVILG